One window from the genome of Salvelinus fontinalis isolate EN_2023a chromosome 3, ASM2944872v1, whole genome shotgun sequence encodes:
- the LOC129851420 gene encoding uncharacterized protein LOC129851420, whose protein sequence is MVSLCVFTETLQMDQQPALKERAEPSWDGYFHLARSNNLISTSQQASPNQHCCSRTHAPESIAQPTLLQQNTCTGKHRPTNTAAAEHMHRKASPNQHCCSRTHAPESIAQPTLLQQNTCTGKHRPTNTAAAEHMHRKASPNQHCCSRTHAPESIAQPTLLQQNTCTGKHRPTNTAAAEHMHRKASPNQHCCSRTHAPESIAQPTLLQQNTCTGKA, encoded by the exons ATGGTATCACTCTGCGTTTTCACAGAAACCCTCCAGATGGATCAGCAGCCCGCcttgaaagagagagcagagcccTCC TGGGATGGATATTTTCACTTGGCTAGATCAAATAACCTCATCTCAACCAGCCAACAAGCATCGCCCAACCAACACTGCTGCAGCAGAACACATGCACCGGAAAGCATCGCCCAACCAACACTGCTGCAGCAGAACACATGCACCGGAAAGCATCGCCCAACCAACACTGCTGCAGCAGAACACATGCACCGGAAAGCATCGCCCAACCAACACTGCTGCAGCAGAACACATGCACCGGAAAGCATCGCCCAACCAACACTGCTGCAGCAGAACACATGCACCGGAAAGCATCGCCCAACCAACACTGCTGCAGCAGAACACATGCACCGGAAAGCATCGCCCAACCAACACTGCTGCAGCAGAACACATGCACCGGAAAGCATCGCCCAACCAACACTGCTGCAGCAGAACACATGCACCGGAAAGCATCGCCCAACCAACACTGCTGCAGCAGAACACATGCACCGGAAAGCATCGCCCAACCAACACTGCTGCAGCAGAACACATGCACCGGAAAGCATCGCCCAACCAACACTGCTGCAGCAGAACACATGCACCGGAAAG GCCTAG
- the LOC129851417 gene encoding potassium voltage-gated channel subfamily A member 3-like — translation MDDYFKLIDSPRSVRHRGNNVENHGYFETEKGVMTVNNMLEESVALSSHLSVDRYERERGRDCCERVVINISGLRFETQLKTFNQFPKTLLGDPRKRMRYFDPLRNEYFFDRNRPSFDAILYYYQSGGRIRRPVNVPIDIFSEEINFYQLGEEAMEKFREDEGFIKEEERILPNNEFQKQVWLLFEYPESSGPARGIAIVSVLVILISIVIFCLETLPEFRDDREPIPLALTVNGTAFYHANPFTDPFFVIETLCIIWFSFELLVRFFACPSKSTFSKNIMNIIDIVAIFPYFITLGTELAEKQGNGQQAMSLAILRVIRLVRVFRIFKLSRHSKGLQILGQTLKASMRELGLLIFFLFIGVILFSSAVYFAEADDPSSSFTSIPDAFWWAVVTMTTVGYGDMHPVTIGGKIVGSLCAIAGVLTIALPVPVIVSNFNYFYHRETDGEEHAQYLHVSSCEHLPSATEELKRTRSTSSLSKSEYMVIEESINSGYKQPNFTNENNQNCVNIKKIFTDV, via the coding sequence ATGGATGACTACTTTAAACTAATCGACTCACCACGCTCGGTGAGACACAGGGGCAACAACGTTGAGAACCACGGTTACTTCGAGACGGAGAAGGGCGTCATGACAGTCAATAACATGTTGGAGGAGTCAGTGGCACTTTCGAGCCACCTGTCCGTGGATCGATATGAGCGAGAGCGTGGACGCGATTGCTGCGAGAGGGTGGTTATCAACATTTCAGGTTTACGCTTCGAAACTCAACTCAAAACTTTCAACCAGTTTCCGAAAACGTTGCTCGGGGACCCCAGAAAGAGAATGCGTTACTTTGACCCACTGAGGAACGAGTACTTCTTCGACAGAAACCGACCCAGCTTTGATGCCATTCTCTATTATTACCAGTCAGGAGGGCGCATACGGAGACCTGTTAACGTGCCTATTGACATCTTTTCTGAGGAGATCAATTTCTATCAACTCGGGGAAGAGGCTATGGAAAAATTCCGAGAGGACGAAGGATTCATAAAAGAAGAGGAACGTATTTTACCCAATAATGAATTCCAAAAGCAGGTTTGGCTTTTGTTTGAATACCCTGAAAGTTCTGGGCCAGCTAGGGGAATAGCTATCGTCTCAGTGCTTGTCATTTTAATATCAATTGTTATATTCTGTTTAGAGACCTTGCCTGAGTTTCGGGATGACCGGGAACCTATCCCGTTAGCACTTACAGTCAATGGGACGGCCTTCTACCACGCAAATCCATTCACCGACCCTTTCTTTGTGATAGAAACACTTTGCATAATCTGGTTCTCTTTTGAGTTGCTGGTCAGGTTCTTCGCGTGCCCTAGCAAATCCACGTTCTCAAAAAATATAATGAACATCATCGACATTGTTGCCATATTTCCCTACTTCATCACTTTGGGGACAGAACTGGCTGAGAAGCAGGGTAACGGTCAGCAAGCCATGTCCCTGGCCATTCTCAGAGTGATAAGGCTCGTGAGAGTCTTTCGCATCTTCAAGCTCTCCAGGCATTCTAAGGGCCTACAGATCTTAGGGCAGACGCTAAAGGCAAGCATGAGGGAGCTTGGACTGCTGATATTTTTTCTTTTCATTGGAGTTATCCTTTTCTCCAGTGCTGTTTATTTTGCCGAAGCCGATGACCCATCCTCCAGTTTCACAAGCATCCCAGATGCGTTCTGGTGGGCTGTGGTCACCATGACTACTGTCGGATATGGAGACATGCACCCTGTGACCATTGGTGGCAAAATTGTTGGGTCATTGTGTGCTATTGCAGGAGTGTTGACTATTGCTCTCCCTGTGCCAGTTATTGTCTCCAACTTCAATTATTTTTACCATAGGGAGACTGATGGAGAAGAGCACGCACAGTACTTGCACGTCAGCAGCTGCGAGCACCTACCCTCAGCCACAGAGGAGCTGAAAAGGACTCGTAGCACGTCATCTCTGAGCAAGTCAGAATATATGGTTATAGAGGAGAGCATCAACAGTGGGTATAAACAGCCCAACTTCACCAATGAGAATAACCAAAACTGCGTGAACATCAAAAAGATATTCACGGACGTGTAA